The following proteins are co-located in the Triticum aestivum cultivar Chinese Spring chromosome 1A, IWGSC CS RefSeq v2.1, whole genome shotgun sequence genome:
- the LOC123064723 gene encoding pistil-specific extensin-like protein, with translation MVSVSFKIHGAVAALLLGSLLLCSGASMDEPAAYKHVAPAPAPAPIQPVIIVQGLIYCKSCNLRGYNAGMDASPLANATAKLVCYGSKGGYRVLNMTSTATDESGYFLVMVYDLSMFSRRSCRVYLRTSPTPLCDAPFLPADASLGIVLKREEVRPSSPAGVRGVYSARTALMYAPRKGGKCPAYNY, from the exons ATGGTGTCCGTCAGCTTCAAGATCCATGGAGCCGTTGCTGCTCTCCTCCTGGGctccctcctcctctgttccgGTGCGTCCATGGACGAGCCGGCTGCCTACAAGCATGTCGCTCCAGCTCCGGCGCCGGCGCCGATCCAGCCGGTGATCATCGTCCAGGGTCTCATCTACTGCAAGTCCTGCAACCTCCGCGGCTACAACGCCGGCATGGACGCCTCGCCTCTCGCCA ACGCGACGGCGAAGCTGGTGTGCTACGGGAGCAAGGGCGGGTACAGGGTGCTGAACATGACGAGCACGGCGACGGACGAGAGCGGCTACTTCCTGGTGATGGTGTACGACCTGTCCATGTTCAGCCGGCGCAGCTGCCGGGTGTACCTCCGCACCTCGCCCACGCCGCTCTGCGACGCGCCCTTCCTCCCGGCCGACGCCTCGCTGGGGATCGTCCTCAAGAGGGAGGAGGTGAGGCCGTCGTCGCCGGCGGGCGTGCGCGGCGTCTACAGCGCCAGGACCGCGCTCATGTACGCGCCGCGCAAGGGCGGCAAGTGCCCCGCCTACAACTACTGA